TCCCCTTCTCCGTCTGTCCATTTGGAAAtactttttctcttttcctacgcttctccttctggtGCACCTGTGTGTGGCCACTTACCTGGCTGATGTGCTTAACTGGTCTCCCGGCTCTATTCCCAGGGTGTTTGCCGTGGCTCATTTTGGTTGCCCCCATTTCGGCACGCGGGAAGTGCTCGACGTCGGTGATGTGGGTGCCGCCCTCATCCATCAGGGTGGGGATTTCCTTCGCGTCGAAGGAgccgcaggggggggtggaagaaggggaggaagaggaggaagtggGTGAAGAGGACGAAGCGGGCGAAGCGGATGTGGCGGACGAGgcggatgaagaggaggggtGCGgcaaagagggagaagacgGGAAAAACAGCGAAGACGAAAAGGACGAGGGCGATAAGGGTGGTGAGTCAAGGGGGAGGGACCTCTCCGGGGAGGCGGACGACTCATCGGTGGCGCTCCGCCCAACCGTCCACTGGTCCCGCGGCCTttcctgctgctccccctccgcCAGTGGATTGCCTGTCTCCGCGTTCCTATTCGCCAGGGAATTCGTTTCACTATCCAAAGTTAGCTCATTAAGGTCGTAACTGAGGTTGCAAATGTCATCATAGTTAAGTAGCTCCCCTTTTAGGAAAGATTCGTCGTTGACGATGGAGGGGGGGACCTCATCGTACGTCATGGTGGGCCTGTTGCTGGGTCTCCTTCGATGGTGCTCCTTGCCGGGGGCACTGCTAAGTCTTCTTTCGCCTCCTTCGCGTACTTCGCGTTTTTCGCGCACTTCGCttctttcacttcttccttttcttcctctcatTCCTCGCATTCCTCTCCTTCCTACTCCTCCCCCCATTATGCGGCCCCCCCTGAGTCTCTCAGAGTCGCTCCCCTCGATCTCACTACGGtcgtcaattttgttctCTTCATCTGGCCTGACGGGGTCGGCCTCCCCCGCCCGATCATCCTCGCTGTCTTGCAGAAGCTTCGCGTAGTCAACTCGCAGGATGTCGTTGCTGGCTCTGCTGATGTGCAGGTACTCGCAGCACTCCCTCTTTTCCATTATGCCGTGCCTCCcttggtcattttttttgcttcttcggTTGGGGGTTGTTAAATTCAGGTTATAGAACACCACCCGGGGGAAGGTCCTGTAGAAGGCTCCGCTCACGCAGCACTCGGTGTCGGCCAGGCCTGCAGTTGGTGGGGAGCGGTAAGAAGCGGCGTAAAGCGGCGGGTGAATGCGCGCAGGCGACCCGATTTGTTGTCTCTCCTCATCGCGTCGTCTAATCTCCTCATCTCCCATTCGGCccaccgctaacccccccTTACCTATGTCCAAGTCCTTCGGCTCGCAGCTGGTGCGGCCGTAGCCGATCTTTATGCACATGAAGCCCGAGCCCGTCTTGAAGTCCCGGCACTTGAAGGGGCCCACGGGGATGCCGTGGAACCAGTAGCCGATGAGCACCTCGCCCTCCAAGTTGATCCCCCGCCAGTAGCCGAACCCGTGCGGCCTGCCCTGGTCGTCCAGCTCCCCGATGTAGAAGATGATGTGGACGTTCGGGTTGCTCTGCGCGCGTGTGCTCCTCCCACTTCGAGCGCTTGGCACATTTATTCCACTTCGAGCGCTTGGCACACTTCGAgcacttcttccacttcttccacttcgtGCAGCAATCCCCTTGGCGTGCCCCCCTTGGTCGGGCGCGTTCCTCCTGAACAGGCGCGCGAAGAGGGAGCAGCGCTCCTTCTTGATGACCACGTTGTAGCCAATGGCGCTGCGCGTGTTGCTCTCCAAGTCATCCTGAGAGAGGTCCCCCTGTTTCTTATAAAGAGAGTTAAACAAGTAGCTGTTCACCTGATTCAGGTAATACGCGTCGACGTTGTTGGGCACCCGAAACTGAATGACTTCCTTCTTGACGATGGTGTAGGAGCAGAGGAAAAAACTGTCTAGGTAGAATTTCAAAAGGTGGGGATAAATCAATTTATGGTAAGTGGCGTAGATCGAAACGAGGCTCATCAGAATTGTGTAAACGAGTAAGTTCAGCGTGTCAACGTAAAACACGTCGTAAACCCTCTGCATGTGCAAATTGAAGTAGTCCCTCTTATCGAAGGCCTTCGCTTGAGACTTGGCAAttccttcctcctttttcagGGCCATAAAATTGGCGTAAATCATAATGGGGATTTgggcaaagaaaaagaacaaaaataaaatggtcAGTCTCCCCGCCAGCAAGTAGTTCGATGGCATCCCCAATTTtaggaggaggaagatacACACCAGGAGAGACGCATAGCAGACGGACTGAATGATCCCATCAACGTCATGAACGTTTAGAAACAAATTAGAATCGCTATACCATATGATGTTAACATCATTTGATTTCTCAGTAGGGAGACCACCACTAGATGGTGCGGTCAAATTTTTGGACACTTgagttattatttttacaattaggGCGTAGAGGATGATGTATGTGGCGCACTTGACGGAGCTGTAGTTATAGAAGGTCCCCATGTACTTCCTCAGCAGCTCCCTATActtcataaattttaatgtcTCTCCAAATCCGTGGACAGTCCTATCGGCGTGTGAGTATCGTAGATTTATTACACTGCTCAGTTGGTCTTTGTACCTCCTTTGTGTGCTTTTCCTTCTGTCTGGCACCTCTCCCATGTTCACCGAatcgttttccccccctccgaaGGTGACGAATCTGTCTCTCTTCTCCGCGGGGGCCTCCTCCGATTCGTCTCGCTTGTAGATGTACTTCACGTAGGCGTTTTCCATTTCTCTGCGCTTTTCCGCGTTGGCCAGTTCGTTCAGCTGGGCCTTCGCCTTGTCCGCGTCGGGGGGGGGTCTCTCCCGTTTCGCGAATTGCGGTTGCGGCGGTTGCGGCGGTTGCGGCGGTTGCTGCGGTTGCTGCGGATGCATCGTTTTCTGCTCCAcctgctgcttccccccggAGTTCCCCTGGCTCAGCACCGTGCCCGCCTGGAAAGCGCGCGACTTCACGTCGGGGAGGGCAATTTGGACGCCCCGCAAGTCGCTGGCGAAGGAGACGTCCATGTTGGGCCCCCCCCTCGCGACGCCTCCTCTACTTGATGTGCTCCCTCCTCGTTgttggcctccccccctctcgTTCACCATTATTTCGTTGTTGCGCTCGTTGAACAGGTCTTTATTCCGGGACCTGCAGAGGAGCGCGTTTACGCTGTGGCACATTCCGTCCTTTGGGGGGTGAGTTCTGCCAGGGTGGTGGGCTCCTCGGTGTGAATCCCGCAAAGATTTCTTCCTTCCGTTTTCTTTACTGGGGAAGTCCTCCATTTTATGCCCCCTCGATGGGAATCCACCCCTTTGCCCTTCCCCCAGTgagctttcccccccttcgctgcCGCAGCGTTGCCCCACTGCATCCTCCCCAAAGTTTCTCTGCCGGTCCATTTCAACGCACGAGAGACAACTGGGCCCGTAAAAGGGCGTCGAAACGTTATGAGCACAGGAGAATGACTTTCTTGTGTTGGCACCAAGGAGGCTGTCTACTCCGATGGGGCTACTCAAATCTTCGCCCTCCACACAGATCGATCTGAACCGGTTGAAGTGGATGTTTACAAATTGGTTGTTCAGTTctccaaaggggaggggttcttttttatgGGTAGCTATGGTCTCCTTTtggaagggagaaaaatggGTTCTTCGCCTACACCGTTGGGAGTCCTCCACTTTTCTACTCTGCTGGGGggactcccccccttcgggATTCATCTGAGAtatcccccttttctgcacCTTCAGTGGAAGCTTCCCCCCACGATGGGAACCACAAggcgttttcttcttccccctcttcatcTTACCTATTGTTCGCTTGCCGATGAGTCCTCGCTTAGAAATTACTCCTTCGTGGGTTCTTAGAAGTGGAGAGGTTACAATGCCATTCGTTTTTCCCACTTCTTCATTGCAACTGTTCTGTTTATGAGGGGGGGTACTACACCCCTTCGTTCTGTTGCCATCCCCCTCGTTGGAGAGTGCACCCCCGCACCAGGGGGACTCTCCATTTGTCTGGCAGCTCTCTCTTTCATTACCACTCCGGTGGACTCGCACCACTTTGAGGTGCCTTTCGTCGTCGTCCCCCCACGCATCTTCATTCGACTGGTCAAAAAGGAGCCTCCTCACGTACTCATCACTTTTTATAGTTCctatgttttcattttcgatGTAGTTTATTCCTTCCTTTAGGAGTATGTGCGCTGCTCGTTGCTCCTTGGTGAGTTTAGTCCTGTTGGAGACCCCTCCACCGCTGCTCCTTTTCACTTTGATGGGGTCTCTGTGGTTGCCCATGGTTTGGGTTCCTCTGTCATTTGGGTTGGAAGTTTGGTTTGGCTGTGCTCATCGCGCGAATCTCCGCATCACCGCGTCAGCGCGTCACCGTTGGGAGGATTACCCTTTCGCTATTCGGTGTCGcctggggggaggggtccTAGCGAGGGCGTCCACACGTCAGCACTGAGTCGATGATtcctcaaaaggggagaagtcaAAAGGGGCGAAGCCAATTGGGGAGTGTCCCCGGTGTAGCTCCCTCTCTCGGGTGGAAGGAGTAGTCCTCCTCTTtatcttcccccttttcctcctctgttTCCTCCTCCCCTCTCACCAcagagaaacaaaaaaattacttcaACTCAGGTGAACGCAACACAATCAAATTGAATGAAAACGCTCACTTGGAGGGGTGGTGGGGCACGCAGTGTAGCAAAGAGGAGAGCGTCCACCCAATCAGTGGCATGGTCACTTCCCCAGCTGGCACAGGAGCATCTTCTGGTGGtctacaaaaaaggggtcttCACAAAGTTAGTGGCAAAAATACAATTCGGTTTACAACACCTGGTGGAAATGTCGATCGGGGGCCACCCTTTCTGGTGCTTCTACAGACGTGGATGCTGTCTGCACTCGCCGAGGTAGACACCCGACGGTGGTTCAGACGCAGGGCTCAGCACTACTCCTGTGAGCAGGTGAGCCTTAACAGATGGGATGCAAATAGGAAGGAAAGtgaggaaatatttttatgctcccacatgtacacatgtgtggtGTCTCGGTTTGGCTCGAGCTGGTCCCCCTTCCCTGCAGGGATGCACAGGGGTGACTACAAGGGGGTCGCCACAAAGGAGTCGCTCCGACGCAGCAACTCCCGTTAAATTATACACACATCAATGCAGCGCTGTTAGGAGGAACCGCCCATCTGGTAGGCCCCTCCACGCGGCCCGCCGCTCTACAAGTGTGCGCCGGTAACTCGCGCGGAAACATTACACACACGTTTGCAAACACCTGCACGCGCTCAGGTCAATGTGGCCTGCGCGTCTGCCCCAGGCACAAAGAGGtgggtaaaaaaggaagaagcacacCCCTGcgagttataaaaaaaggattcGTCCACGGGTGACCTCAATCGTGCGATGAAACGGCTGCACGAGCAAAAGATCAAACAGCAAGCGGTAGGACGAACGGACGAACGggcgaacgaacgaacgggCGCGCGAATGAGTAAAACAAAGGTATCGCGAAATCCGtagagggggaaataaaaaaaaaaaaaaaaatctacacCGCGTAAGCCAATTGCACAAAACGCCCGAGTGTTCCCAAGGGGACAAAACAGTTTGGCCATCCACacgcgggggaaaaaagtgcTTATGCGTACGCcatagaaattttttttgttccattcGCTTAAGGTGAAGGATGTgctggggaagaaaaaaaaaaaaaaaaaaaaaaaaacgcataacCTGTGCAGCAGCTGTTCTACAGTTACCAACTGAGCAAGTTACACGCTGCTCTGTTTGGaagttttccctttccccttcGCGAGTTCCCTTTTCCGTGTCACCCTTCGGgcactgttttttttttttttttcccccccatgttATGCATACCCCCCTACACGTGTGTTTATTCCTCCCGCATGTAGCCCCTCAGCAGTGTAGGTGCCCCCTCCTCACGCATACTTATCTGCGTGCACATGCGGTGTGTCTTCCCCTTCGGTGGGAGCTAAACCGAAGGGGGAGATCCAGGCGCGCTAGGAGGGGGGCtacccattttgtgcagGAGACCGAGTGTGATAGGTAGCAAAgggagggaagaaaaataaaacatagcAAAgtataacataataaaatcCGCGTAGTGGGATGGTGACCCCccagcaaaaggaaaaagaacaaagcaGCAAATAGACGCAATCCCCCGGTTCGCCCTTTTCTGTGCAGCGATGTAAGCACATAAAGGGATAAGGGATAGCCATTCCGTGCGGCGAACTTGCCAACCTTGGGGGTCCTCgcgaatttatatttatgtttatatattttttttttttttttttttttttttttttttgtaaaggCTGTATTCCCACGTTGAGTGCAAAACGGGTGGAGAAAAAGGCCTCATCGGGGGGGTTGTGTCCCATCCGAAATAGGCTTCGCCAAATGATTactcaaaaaagggagcccTTCTGAGGTTACGCGGACACCTCCTTTTGCCAAAGAAAACTGTGTGTTGCATCCCACCGCGCGGAAGTATGCTGATTGTGTTTCCCTGCTATGTGGGTGGCCATGCTGGCGGTTAAGAAGGAGGGGCGGACGCACTCCGCCACGCAGAAGAAGGTACACGCCCCCCTACAGGGTAAGACTCCTTTTGttcacgcaaaaaaaattaaaaaaaaaaaaaagaggtttGCATCAGAAGGGGTGGGAAAGGCAGTGACGTACATGTGGGCACGGTGGACAAAAATGGGTGTGCTAGAATGAGGAGTTGGCGAAGGGTTAGAAAACGGGCCGGACAGCGGGCCAGACAAGGGGTTATGCAACGGACCAGACgaacgaaacaaaaaaaacccacACAACGGCACAATCCCGTGCAAACACGCCTGCAGATCGCTGCGCGGGTAAGGCGCCTCACAACTTGGCCTCCCCCACCGCGGCGACGCCCGACGTGTCGCTCTCCTCCTTCGTTTCGGAGGACGCGATGGAGCTGTTAAGGGAGCCCAGGTTGGCATATTCTGGGAGGTCTCCTTTGCCCCCCTTCGCCTCCCCCTTGCGCAGGCCCAGCGCGGAGGTCAGGGAGTACTCGGAGGAGACGTCCGATTTGCTCTCCTCGGAGGGGCCATCGGATTGGTTATCCGATTGGTTATCCGATTGACCATCGGAGGGGTTATCCGATTGACCATCGGAGGGGTTATCCGATTGACCGTCTGATGGGTTATCCGATTGACCGTCTGATGGGTTATCCGATTGACCGCCTGATGGGTTATCCGATTGACCGTCTGATGGGTTATCCGATTGTTCGTCGGAGTGGCCCGCGAAGGGGGCgtggccccccccctgcggccGCCGCCCCGCGGCGCCCATCA
This genomic window from Plasmodium vivax chromosome 1, whole genome shotgun sequence contains:
- a CDS encoding hypothetical protein, conserved (encoded by transcript PVX_088030A), producing MGNHRDPIKVKRSSGGGVSNRTKLTKEQRAAHILLKEGINYIENENIGTIKSDEYVRRLLFDQSNEDAWGDDDERHLKVVRVHRSGNERESCQTNGESPWCGGALSNEGDGNRTKGCSTPPHKQNSCNEEVGKTNGIVTSPLLRTHEGVISKRGLIGKRTIGKMKRGKKKTPCGSHRGGKLPLKVQKRGISQMNPEGGESPQQSRKVEDSQRCRRRTHFSPFQKETIATHKKEPLPFGELNNQFVNIHFNRFRSICVEGEDLSSPIGVDSLLGANTRKSFSCAHNVSTPFYGPSCLSCVEMDRQRNFGEDAVGQRCGSEGGESSLGEGQRGGFPSRGHKMEDFPSKENGRKKSLRDSHRGAHHPGRTHPPKDGMCHSVNALLCRSRNKDLFNERNNEIMVNERGGGQQRGGSTSSRGGVARGGPNMDVSFASDLRGVQIALPDVKSRAFQAGTVLSQGNSGGKQQVEQKTMHPQQPQQPPQPPQPPQPQFAKRERPPPDADKAKAQLNELANAEKRREMENAYVKYIYKRDESEEAPAEKRDRFVTFGGGENDSVNMGEVPDRRKSTQRRYKDQLSSVINLRYSHADRTVHGFGETLKFMKYRELLRKYMGTFYNYSSVKCATYIILYALIVKIITQVSKNLTAPSSGGLPTEKSNDVNIIWYSDSNLFLNVHDVDGIIQSVCYASLLVCIFLLLKLGMPSNYLLAGRLTILFLFFFFAQIPIMIYANFMALKKEEGIAKSQAKAFDKRDYFNLHMQRVYDVFYVDTLNLLVYTILMSLVSIYATYHKLIYPHLLKFYLDSFFLCSYTIVKKEVIQFRVPNNVDAYYLNQVNSYLFNSLYKKQGDLSQDDLESNTRSAIGYNVVIKKERCSLFARLFRRNAPDQGGHAKGIAARSGRSGRSARSVPSARSGINVPSARSGRSTRAQSNPNVHIIFYIGELDDQGRPHGFGYWRGINLEGEVLIGYWFHGIPVGPFKCRDFKTGSGFMCIKIGYGRTSCEPKDLDIGKGGLAVGRMGDEEIRRRDEERQQIGSPARIHPPLYAASYRSPPTAGLADTECCVSGAFYRTFPRVVFYNLNLTTPNRRSKKNDQGRHGIMEKRECCEYLHISRASNDILRVDYAKLLQDSEDDRAGEADPVRPDEENKIDDRSEIEGSDSERLRGGRIMGGGVGRRGMRGMRGRKGRSERSEVREKREVREGGERRLSSAPGKEHHRRRPSNRPTMTYDEVPPSIVNDESFLKGELLNYDDICNLSYDLNELTLDSETNSLANRNAETGNPLAEGEQQERPRDQWTRHR